One window of the Archaeoglobus sulfaticallidus PM70-1 genome contains the following:
- a CDS encoding DUF262 domain-containing protein, with product MRNKKETIRKFVSLINNEEEQGGLWLPNIQRYFIWSKEQIERLFDSIMREYPIGNLLIWKTKEPVKMRKFIDNYRDGLKLTDFYVPKNEKIKLLVLDGQQRLQSLFIALKGSYNGDELYFNVLSGKEEKEDVKFEFKFINPTKADIKQGWVKVKDIVYDNREYDEIAENIVEKIETKRPLSPLSEKEKRLIRKNVLKLIKEFRDKENIAYTELDSVDNPEIYTLNDVVEIFIRANSGGTPLSKSDLMFSLLTANWEEVEEDLTNFLEELNGTAFDFGRDFVLKTSLILIGAGAKYDVMKFRKEKNLKELQNNWEEIKKSIKEIKDFLCKYTFIRDDKALPSYLALIPLIYFNYRYPEKWRQSNKETLAKWLTRVLLTGAFSGSSDTLLDALIRKIDERGDFDIGTINAEIINRGRTISISEDSLLDTYYGDKKLYLIFALWYQDVNFKPAYEGNLPWVDHIFPQSKLKEIKEINPETGRKIMKYKWWDRDQIANLMLLSAEENRDEKKDKLPQEWLRDKDDEYFEIHLIPKDRELWKIENYEKFIEVRKKLIVDKFKKMGLLT from the coding sequence ATGAGAAACAAAAAAGAAACTATCAGAAAATTTGTGAGCTTGATTAACAATGAAGAAGAACAGGGCGGTCTTTGGTTGCCAAATATCCAACGATATTTTATCTGGAGTAAAGAACAGATAGAAAGGCTCTTTGATTCAATAATGAGGGAATACCCTATAGGAAATCTTTTAATTTGGAAAACAAAAGAACCCGTAAAAATGAGAAAATTTATCGATAACTATAGAGACGGATTAAAACTAACTGATTTTTATGTTCCAAAAAATGAAAAAATAAAGTTGCTTGTATTAGATGGGCAGCAAAGATTGCAAAGCCTGTTCATTGCTTTAAAAGGTAGCTATAATGGAGATGAATTGTATTTCAATGTGTTAAGTGGAAAAGAAGAAAAAGAAGATGTTAAATTTGAATTTAAATTTATAAATCCCACTAAAGCTGATATAAAACAAGGATGGGTGAAAGTAAAGGATATCGTATACGACAATAGGGAATACGATGAGATTGCAGAAAATATTGTCGAGAAAATTGAAACTAAAAGACCTCTATCTCCTCTTTCTGAAAAGGAGAAAAGACTCATAAGAAAAAATGTACTGAAACTTATTAAGGAATTCAGAGATAAAGAGAATATAGCGTACACAGAGTTGGATAGCGTAGACAATCCAGAGATATATACACTAAATGACGTAGTTGAAATTTTTATAAGAGCAAACTCTGGAGGCACTCCTTTAAGTAAGTCAGATCTAATGTTTTCTCTTCTAACAGCAAATTGGGAGGAGGTAGAGGAAGATTTAACAAATTTCTTGGAAGAACTTAATGGGACAGCATTTGATTTTGGTAGAGACTTTGTGTTAAAGACGAGCCTTATCCTCATTGGAGCTGGGGCAAAATACGATGTAATGAAATTTAGAAAAGAAAAAAATTTGAAAGAATTGCAAAATAATTGGGAAGAAATTAAAAAATCAATCAAAGAAATTAAAGATTTTCTTTGTAAATATACATTCATAAGAGATGATAAAGCACTTCCAAGCTACTTAGCTTTAATTCCATTAATATACTTCAATTACAGATATCCCGAGAAATGGAGACAGTCTAATAAAGAAACATTAGCAAAATGGCTCACAAGAGTGCTTTTGACTGGTGCGTTTTCTGGAAGCTCGGATACTTTATTAGATGCTCTTATTAGAAAAATAGATGAGAGAGGAGACTTCGACATAGGTACTATTAACGCTGAAATTATAAATAGAGGTAGAACGATAAGCATATCGGAGGATTCTCTTTTAGATACATATTATGGAGACAAGAAGTTGTATCTCATATTTGCTTTGTGGTATCAGGATGTTAATTTTAAACCCGCGTATGAAGGAAATCTCCCATGGGTGGATCATATTTTTCCTCAATCTAAACTAAAAGAAATTAAAGAAATAAATCCAGAAACAGGTAGAAAAATTATGAAGTATAAATGGTGGGATAGAGACCAAATTGCGAATTTAATGCTTCTTTCTGCTGAAGAGAATAGAGATGAAAAGAAAGATAAATTACCACAGGAATGGCTAAGGGATAAAGATGATGAGTATTTCGAAATTCATTTGATTCCAAAAGATAGAGAATTATGGAAAATAGAAAACTATGAAAAGTTCATAGAGGTACGGAAAAAGCTGATTGTAGATAAATTTAAAAAAATGGGGTTATTAACATGA
- the tsaA gene encoding tRNA (N6-threonylcarbamoyladenosine(37)-N6)-methyltransferase TrmO: MGEIKYKPIGIIHSPFKEPKGTPIQPTAARGIDGAVEVFPEYAEGLKDLEGFSHIILIYHFHLVKKPSLKVKPFMDNQIRGVFSTRAPSRPNPIGISVVHLVRIEGNILYIRDVDIVDGTPLLDIKPYVPEFDVRGVEKIGWLEKNVHKLSTSKDDGRFTE, translated from the coding sequence ATGGGTGAGATAAAGTATAAGCCAATAGGAATCATTCATTCTCCATTCAAAGAACCCAAAGGAACACCTATACAACCCACTGCTGCTAGAGGTATTGATGGAGCAGTTGAGGTATTCCCGGAGTATGCTGAAGGCTTAAAAGATCTTGAAGGTTTTTCTCACATCATTTTGATATACCACTTCCATTTAGTCAAAAAACCGTCGTTAAAAGTAAAGCCGTTTATGGATAACCAAATACGTGGAGTATTCTCAACACGAGCTCCAAGCAGACCGAATCCAATCGGTATTTCGGTAGTGCATCTTGTCAGGATTGAAGGAAACATACTATACATTCGAGATGTGGATATTGTAGATGGAACTCCTCTTTTGGATATTAAGCCCTATGTCCCTGAATTTGATGTGAGAGGGGTTGAGAAGATAGGATGGCTTGAGAAAAATGTGCACAAA